From the Cryptomeria japonica chromosome 2, Sugi_1.0, whole genome shotgun sequence genome, one window contains:
- the LOC131052196 gene encoding uncharacterized protein LOC131052196 isoform X1, whose translation MAQAGVDIQTGGKMLDKSGVFHIIKELVGFVLYMHQQIPRTLEQLEMEFTNLKLEKERNACKSTDTDTQFKVASQMKLIGKLRETNRGIKKLEKLITTVSNLLMAVQTMVCEVPEIQVVLLALGASPTHPRHVYEIHFTNKESIPMGVQKPSTEKKARADILSRKIIRELISNGAGCAGGYSGPAKLFLLVKAPASIKLPEAFLPKRDYTYSKKVKPFRVHITSCDGNEEHERSNQFYQVDTTINMDPQNVNPQSNDFIWFHCKHAVQGFACQVEHC comes from the exons ATGGCACAGGCCGGTGTAGATATCCAAACGGGAGGAAAAATGTTGGACAAATCTGGCGTCTTCCACATTATCAAAGAACTTGTTGGATTTGTGCTTTACATGCACCAGCAAATCCCTCG TACATTGGAGCAATTGGAAATGGAATTTACAAATCTGAAGCTAGAGAAAGAAAGAAAT GCATGTAAATCAACTGACACAGATACACAATTTAAAGTGGCTTCTCAAATGAAATTGATTGGAAAGTTAAGGGAGACAAATAGGGGAATCAAAAAGCTTGAAAAGCTGATTACCACCGTTTCTAATCTACTTATGGCAGTCCAAACTATGGTTTGTGAAGTTCCAGAGATTCAGGTTGTGCTTTTGGCTCTTGGAGCAAGCCCAACACACCCTCGGCATGTGTATGAAATACATTTTACTAATAAGGAATCAATTCCAATGGGGGTTCAAAAGCCTTCAACAGAAAAGAAAGCTAGAGCAGATATCCTGTCCAGAAAG ATAATTCGTGAATTGATATCAAATGGTGCAGGGTGTGCAGGGGGATATTCAG GACCTGCAAAGTTGTTTCTGCTAGTTAAGGCTCCAGCAAGCATCAAGCTACCAGAAGCTTTCCTCCCAAAGCGTGATTACACTTACAGTAAAAAG GTGAAACCTTTCAGAGTACATATCACATCTTGTGATGGAAATGAAGAGCATGAAAGATCAAATCAGTTTTATCAGGTTGACACGACAATCAATATGGATCCTCAAAATGTTAATCCTCAATCAAATGATTTTATTTG GTTCCATTGCAAACATGCTGTCCAGGGGTTTGCATGCCAAGTCGAGCATTGTTAA
- the LOC131052196 gene encoding uncharacterized protein LOC131052196 isoform X2 gives MEFTNLKLEKERNACKSTDTDTQFKVASQMKLIGKLRETNRGIKKLEKLITTVSNLLMAVQTMVCEVPEIQVVLLALGASPTHPRHVYEIHFTNKESIPMGVQKPSTEKKARADILSRKIIRELISNGAGCAGGYSGPAKLFLLVKAPASIKLPEAFLPKRDYTYSKKVKPFRVHITSCDGNEEHERSNQFYQVDTTINMDPQNVNPQSNDFIWFHCKHAVQGFACQVEHC, from the exons ATGGAATTTACAAATCTGAAGCTAGAGAAAGAAAGAAAT GCATGTAAATCAACTGACACAGATACACAATTTAAAGTGGCTTCTCAAATGAAATTGATTGGAAAGTTAAGGGAGACAAATAGGGGAATCAAAAAGCTTGAAAAGCTGATTACCACCGTTTCTAATCTACTTATGGCAGTCCAAACTATGGTTTGTGAAGTTCCAGAGATTCAGGTTGTGCTTTTGGCTCTTGGAGCAAGCCCAACACACCCTCGGCATGTGTATGAAATACATTTTACTAATAAGGAATCAATTCCAATGGGGGTTCAAAAGCCTTCAACAGAAAAGAAAGCTAGAGCAGATATCCTGTCCAGAAAG ATAATTCGTGAATTGATATCAAATGGTGCAGGGTGTGCAGGGGGATATTCAG GACCTGCAAAGTTGTTTCTGCTAGTTAAGGCTCCAGCAAGCATCAAGCTACCAGAAGCTTTCCTCCCAAAGCGTGATTACACTTACAGTAAAAAG GTGAAACCTTTCAGAGTACATATCACATCTTGTGATGGAAATGAAGAGCATGAAAGATCAAATCAGTTTTATCAGGTTGACACGACAATCAATATGGATCCTCAAAATGTTAATCCTCAATCAAATGATTTTATTTG GTTCCATTGCAAACATGCTGTCCAGGGGTTTGCATGCCAAGTCGAGCATTGTTAA
- the LOC131052150 gene encoding uncharacterized protein LOC131052150 yields MVMLVILMGFKLNFLNRELKVANIFPANLRCDEECKATKRSLKGRDLNKENKKYAKLIQAKKEYVNARRKELISLGKRNHKYFWKELQQRRKQTTNSITNTQWLEYAKLLYEQMHEKNFPLIVNTSVELFTVDDIKHGIKNLANGKASDIDGLQAKFFKWGVELLAPHIKGIFNSVIQDGFPTDWKTSVVIPLFKSGDINNPSNYHTIMVNPLLGKLFKSMVEHRISSWAKDEGKRAKGQAGFRPRHSTIDHCITLRHLIEKIWDNQGEEAYCYFVDFKKAFDIVPRDKLWNRMEELGILDMYRAVVHRLYERVRAKIRTSEGM; encoded by the coding sequence ATGGTAATGCTAGTGATATTGATGGGCTTCAAGCTAAATTTTTTAAATAGGGAGTTGAAGGTCGCAAATATTTTTCCAGCAAacctgaggtgtgatgaagagtGTAAGGCAACCAAGAGATCTTTAAAGGGTAGAGATTTGAACAAAGAAAACAAGAAGTATGCAAAATTAATTCAAGCAAAAAAAGAATATGTAAATGCAAGAAGGAAGGAGTTAATCTCTCTTGGAAAACGCAATCACAAATATTTTTGGAAGGAACTACAACAAAGGAGAAAACAAACTACGAATAGTATTACAAATACTCAATGGCTAGAATATGCAAAGCTTCTTTACGAGCAGATGCATGAGAAGAACTTCCCTCTCATAGTGAACACATCGGTGGAGCTATTCACGGTGGATGATATCAAACATGGAATAAAAAATTTAGCAAATGGTAAAGCTAGTGATATTGATGGGCTTCAAGCTAAATTTTTTAAATGGGGAGTTGAGCTTCTCGCTCCTCACATAAAGGGAATCTTCAATAGTGTCATTCAAGATGGTTTCCCAACGGATTGGAAAACTAGTGTGGTTATTCCCCTCTTTAAAAGTGGGGATATCAATAACCCATCTAACTACCACACTATTATGGTCAACCCCCTTCTAGGCAAACTTTTTAAGAGCATGGTGGAACATAGAATCAGCAGTTGGGCAAAAGATGAAGGAAAAAGAGCAAAAGGTCAAGCTGGTTTCAGGCCTAGGCATTCCACCATTGATCATTGCATCACCCTTCGACATTTGATAGAGAAAATATGGGACAATCAAGGGGAAGAAGCATATTGCTATTTTGTGGACTTTAAGAAAGCCTTTGACATAGTGCCTAGAGACAAGCTATGGAACAGAATGGAAGAATTGGGTATCCTTGACATGTATAGAGCAGTAGTGCATAGACTATATGAGAGAGTGAGAGCTAAAATCAGAACTAGTGAAGGAATGTAA